One region of Micromonospora ureilytica genomic DNA includes:
- the dut gene encoding dUTP diphosphatase — protein sequence MTEVVPVPVQLLDPELPLPTYAHPGDAGADLVAAADVELPPGGRALVPTGVAIALPEGYVGLVHPRSGLAARLGVTVLNAPGTVDAGYRGEILVNLINHDRDVPAKISRGDRIAQLVVQQVARARFEPVVELPASRRGTGGHGSTGGHAGLVPSPTGQDRVERRPNEPGRGQTEEVAG from the coding sequence GTGACCGAGGTCGTACCCGTGCCCGTACAGCTGCTCGACCCGGAGCTGCCGCTGCCCACGTACGCCCATCCCGGCGATGCCGGGGCCGACCTGGTGGCGGCCGCGGACGTGGAGCTGCCGCCCGGCGGCCGTGCCCTGGTGCCCACCGGCGTGGCAATCGCGTTGCCGGAGGGGTACGTGGGCCTGGTTCATCCCCGCTCCGGTCTGGCGGCCAGGCTCGGCGTGACGGTGCTCAACGCGCCCGGTACGGTCGACGCCGGCTACCGGGGTGAGATCCTGGTCAACCTGATCAATCATGATCGGGATGTGCCGGCGAAGATCTCCCGCGGCGACCGGATCGCGCAGCTCGTGGTCCAGCAGGTCGCACGGGCGCGGTTCGAGCCGGTGGTCGAGCTGCCCGCGTCCCGGCGCGGGACCGGTGGGCACGGGTCCACCGGTGGGCACGCCGGGCTGGTGCCGTCGCCGACGGGCCAGGACCGGGTCGAGCGGCGGCCGAACGAGCCGGGCCGCGGGCAGACGGAAGAGGTGGCAGGGTGA
- a CDS encoding DUF3093 domain-containing protein, protein MSPSPSSDQPPVADRPTYTERLDLPWWLWLTGLVAAALLAVEIWMGASGVRAWLPFAVLVPLTTAGLWWLGRIRVAVTDSELRVDDARLPVRFVADVVPLDVAGRREVLGVGADPLAFVVQRPWIGGAVQVILDDPADPTPFWVVSTRHPVELAEAVLTARDALAASHPTAGEPG, encoded by the coding sequence ATGTCGCCCTCCCCGTCCTCCGATCAGCCGCCGGTCGCCGACCGCCCGACGTACACCGAGCGGCTGGATCTGCCCTGGTGGCTGTGGCTGACCGGGCTGGTGGCCGCCGCGTTGCTGGCCGTCGAGATCTGGATGGGCGCCTCCGGCGTCCGCGCCTGGTTGCCGTTCGCCGTGCTGGTGCCGCTCACCACGGCCGGGCTGTGGTGGCTGGGCCGGATCCGGGTCGCGGTGACCGACTCCGAGCTGCGGGTGGACGACGCCCGCCTACCGGTCCGTTTCGTGGCCGACGTGGTGCCGCTGGACGTGGCCGGCCGACGTGAGGTGCTCGGCGTCGGCGCGGACCCGCTCGCCTTCGTGGTGCAGCGGCCGTGGATCGGCGGCGCCGTGCAGGTGATCCTCGACGACCCCGCGGATCCGACCCCGTTCTGGGTGGTGAGCACCCGCCACCCGGTCGAGCTGGCCGAGGCGGTGCTGACCGCGCGGGACGCCCTGGCGGCCTCCCACCCGACGGCGGGCGAGCCGGGCTGA
- a CDS encoding DUF4193 domain-containing protein, with protein MATDYDAPRRDEVDLGEDSLEELKARRVDSQSGAVDVDEAEVAESFELPGADLADEELTVKVLPMQQDEFRCARCFLVHHRSQLAVERNGELICRECV; from the coding sequence ATGGCCACCGACTACGACGCCCCGCGTCGCGACGAGGTCGACCTCGGCGAGGACAGCCTGGAAGAGCTCAAGGCACGGCGCGTCGACTCACAGTCGGGCGCGGTGGACGTCGACGAGGCCGAGGTGGCCGAGAGCTTCGAGCTGCCCGGTGCCGATCTGGCCGACGAGGAGCTCACGGTCAAGGTGCTTCCGATGCAGCAGGACGAGTTCCGGTGCGCCCGCTGCTTCCTGGTCCACCACCGTAGCCAGCTGGCGGTCGAGCGTAACGGCGAGTTGATCTGCCGCGAGTGCGTCTGA
- a CDS encoding LytR C-terminal domain-containing protein, protein MRALVVVGLLAVIALVFVVVAVVRDSQGNVGTAAGCPEGWPLADLTLRERKDVKINVFNATDQPGLAHTVADEFSNRQFQVKKTGNEKRVDSVAVLRYGPKGVGSAHLLQAYFLNNATPGYDPKRADDTVDVVLGNRFQQLATTTEVNQSLGDSGPPEAPKGSCASPPAK, encoded by the coding sequence GTGCGAGCACTCGTCGTCGTCGGCCTGCTGGCGGTCATCGCCCTGGTCTTCGTCGTCGTGGCCGTGGTCCGCGACAGCCAGGGCAACGTGGGCACCGCGGCGGGTTGCCCCGAGGGCTGGCCACTGGCGGATCTGACCCTGCGCGAGCGCAAGGACGTCAAGATCAACGTGTTCAACGCGACGGATCAGCCCGGCCTCGCCCACACCGTCGCCGACGAGTTCAGCAATCGACAGTTCCAGGTCAAGAAGACCGGGAACGAGAAGAGGGTCGACAGCGTCGCGGTGCTGCGGTATGGCCCGAAGGGCGTCGGTTCCGCGCACCTGCTCCAGGCGTACTTCCTCAACAACGCCACCCCGGGCTACGACCCGAAGCGCGCCGACGACACGGTGGACGTGGTGTTGGGCAACCGCTTCCAGCAGCTCGCCACCACGACCGAGGTGAACCAGTCGCTCGGCGACTCGGGTCCGCCGGAGGCGCCCAAGGGCTCCTGCGCGTCCCCACCCGCCAAGTGA
- a CDS encoding inositol monophosphatase family protein, translated as MTNSATTPSELLSIAVEVARDAADTAYRMRTEGVVVAATKSTVTDVVTAADRAVERQILDALAALRPDDSVLGEEYGEGASGATRSGVRWIVDPIDGTVNYLYGLPHSAVSLAAEVDGVVVAGVVRNVSTGEQWTATAGGGAWRDGVRLRCSGEVDLGQALVGTGFGYDAARRAHQAQVVAGLIAHVRDIRRLGAAALDLCLVAEGRLDAYFEKGLAAWDLAAGGLVAAEAGVRVAGLAGRPPGPDLVVAAPPALFAPLHDRLAALDASGGP; from the coding sequence ATGACCAACTCGGCGACGACACCATCGGAACTGCTGAGCATCGCGGTGGAGGTGGCTCGGGACGCGGCGGACACCGCGTACCGGATGCGCACCGAGGGGGTCGTCGTCGCCGCCACCAAGAGCACGGTCACCGACGTGGTCACCGCCGCCGACCGAGCGGTCGAGCGGCAGATCCTCGACGCGCTGGCCGCGCTGCGCCCGGACGACTCGGTGCTCGGCGAGGAATACGGCGAGGGGGCCTCCGGCGCGACGCGCAGCGGGGTGCGCTGGATCGTCGACCCGATCGACGGCACGGTGAACTACCTGTACGGGCTGCCGCACTCCGCGGTCTCCCTGGCAGCCGAGGTGGACGGGGTGGTGGTCGCGGGCGTCGTGCGCAACGTGAGCACCGGCGAGCAGTGGACCGCGACGGCCGGCGGCGGTGCCTGGCGCGACGGTGTCCGACTGCGCTGCTCCGGCGAGGTCGACCTGGGGCAGGCGCTGGTCGGCACCGGCTTCGGTTACGACGCCGCCCGCCGGGCGCACCAGGCGCAGGTGGTGGCCGGGCTGATCGCGCACGTACGGGACATCCGCCGGCTGGGCGCCGCCGCGCTGGACCTCTGCCTGGTCGCCGAGGGGCGGCTCGACGCGTACTTCGAGAAGGGTCTTGCGGCCTGGGACCTGGCGGCGGGCGGGCTGGTGGCCGCCGAGGCGGGGGTTCGGGTCGCCGGCCTGGCCGGTCGGCCGCCGGGGCCGGACCTGGTGGTCGCGGCACCGCCGGCGCTCTTCGCGCCGCTGCACGACCGGCTGGCCGCCCTGGACGCCTCCGGTGGACCCTGA
- a CDS encoding RNA polymerase sigma factor, whose translation MTEPRQPGADVRSLTDTLIAHAQSAGGQLTSAQLARTVESAEVTPAQAKKILRALSEAGVTVVVDGSASTRRRVAAARSTTPASRATTAKTTKKAAAPAPKQAPSADDAPSTPAPRKVAASKATGAAAATPTKATRSTRATKATVAAAAGAKPTKAGGKAKGEGAEGEIDPEELAAAIEDVVVEEPAELAQAAETDAAASATDNDFEWDDEESEALKQARRDAELTASADSVRAYLKQIGKVPLLNAEQEVELAKRIEAGLYAAERLRAADEGEEKLVREMVRDLGWISRDGERAKNHLLEANLRLVVSLAKRYTGRGMAFLDLIQEGNLGLIRAVEKFDYTKGYKFSTYATWWIRQAITRAMADQARTIRIPVHMVEVINKLGRIQRELLQDLGREPTPEELAKEMDITPEKVLEIQQYAREPISLDQTIGDEGDSQLGDFIEDSEAVVAVDAVSFSLLQDQLQQVLQTLSEREAGVVRLRFGLTDGQPRTLDEIGQVYGVTRERIRQIESKTMSKLRHPSRSQVLRDYLD comes from the coding sequence GTGACAGAACCCCGCCAGCCCGGCGCCGACGTTCGCTCGCTCACCGACACCCTGATCGCCCACGCGCAGAGCGCCGGTGGCCAGCTCACGTCGGCTCAGCTCGCGCGCACCGTCGAGTCCGCCGAGGTGACTCCGGCCCAGGCCAAGAAGATCCTGCGGGCGCTCTCCGAGGCGGGCGTGACCGTCGTGGTGGACGGCTCGGCGAGCACTCGTCGCCGCGTCGCCGCGGCCCGCTCGACCACGCCAGCGTCCCGGGCCACCACCGCCAAGACCACCAAGAAGGCCGCCGCGCCAGCCCCGAAGCAGGCGCCCTCCGCCGACGACGCCCCGTCGACGCCGGCCCCGCGCAAGGTGGCCGCCAGTAAGGCGACCGGCGCCGCCGCTGCGACGCCGACGAAGGCGACCCGGTCGACCCGAGCCACCAAGGCGACGGTGGCCGCGGCTGCCGGAGCCAAGCCGACCAAGGCCGGCGGCAAGGCCAAGGGCGAGGGCGCTGAGGGCGAGATCGACCCGGAGGAACTGGCCGCCGCGATCGAGGACGTGGTTGTCGAGGAGCCGGCCGAGCTGGCCCAGGCCGCCGAGACCGACGCCGCCGCATCGGCGACCGACAACGACTTCGAGTGGGACGACGAGGAGTCCGAGGCTCTCAAGCAGGCGCGACGCGACGCCGAGCTGACCGCCTCCGCTGACTCCGTCCGCGCGTACCTGAAGCAGATCGGCAAGGTTCCGCTGCTCAACGCCGAGCAGGAGGTGGAGCTGGCCAAGCGGATCGAGGCCGGGCTCTACGCCGCCGAGCGGCTGCGGGCTGCCGACGAGGGCGAGGAGAAGCTCGTCCGGGAGATGGTCCGTGACCTGGGCTGGATCTCCCGCGATGGCGAGCGGGCCAAGAACCACCTCCTGGAGGCGAACCTCCGACTGGTGGTGTCGCTGGCCAAGCGCTACACGGGCCGTGGCATGGCCTTCCTCGACCTGATCCAGGAGGGCAACCTCGGTCTGATCCGGGCCGTGGAGAAGTTCGACTACACCAAGGGCTACAAGTTCTCCACGTACGCCACCTGGTGGATCCGGCAGGCCATCACCCGCGCCATGGCCGACCAGGCCCGTACCATCCGCATCCCCGTGCACATGGTCGAGGTCATCAACAAGCTCGGCCGCATACAGCGTGAGCTGCTCCAGGATCTGGGTCGCGAGCCCACTCCGGAGGAGCTGGCCAAGGAGATGGACATCACACCCGAGAAGGTGCTGGAGATCCAGCAGTACGCTCGGGAGCCCATCTCACTCGACCAGACCATCGGCGACGAGGGCGACAGCCAGCTCGGCGACTTCATCGAGGATTCCGAGGCCGTGGTCGCGGTCGACGCGGTCTCGTTCTCGCTCCTGCAGGACCAGCTCCAGCAGGTGCTGCAGACGCTCTCCGAGCGTGAGGCGGGTGTGGTGCGCCTGCGCTTCGGCCTGACCGACGGCCAACCTCGGACGCTCGACGAGATCGGCCAGGTCTACGGGGTGACCCGGGAGCGGATCCGGCAGATCGAGTCCAAGACGATGTCCAAGCTGCGTCACCCGTCCCGGTCGCAGGTCCTCCGGGATTACCTGGACTGA
- a CDS encoding DUF7455 domain-containing protein: protein MTPTLTPPPVTAAPPAADERCDRCNAAGKLRITLTGGSELVFCGHHANKYAEDLVKITERFATEPDFSWRGADLMAN, encoded by the coding sequence ATGACCCCGACCCTCACGCCGCCGCCCGTGACGGCGGCTCCCCCAGCCGCCGATGAACGGTGCGACCGCTGCAATGCTGCCGGGAAGCTCCGGATCACTCTCACGGGTGGGAGCGAGTTGGTGTTCTGCGGGCACCACGCGAACAAGTACGCGGAGGATCTCGTGAAGATCACCGAGCGGTTCGCAACGGAGCCCGATTTCAGCTGGCGTGGCGCCGATCTGATGGCGAACTAA
- the istB gene encoding IS21-like element helper ATPase IstB, producing MATKTSNRNVSSEIAFLTRALKAPSLAASVDRLGERARAESWTHEEFLAACLQREVAAREAHGGEGRIRAARFPARKSLEEFDFEHQRSLKRETIGHLGTLDFVASKENVVFLGPPGTGKTHLSIGLGIRACQAGHRVAFATAAQWVSRLADAHHAGRLQDELVKLGRIPLLIVDEVGYIPFEAEAANLFFQLVSNRYERASLIVTSNKPFGRWGEVFGDDVVAAAMIDRLVHHAEVVSMKGDSYRLKDRDLGRVPAAIKTND from the coding sequence ATGGCCACCAAAACCAGCAACCGCAACGTGTCCTCCGAGATCGCGTTCCTCACCCGCGCACTGAAAGCGCCCTCCTTGGCTGCGTCGGTCGATCGTCTGGGCGAGCGGGCTCGGGCGGAGTCGTGGACGCATGAGGAGTTCCTCGCCGCCTGCCTGCAACGCGAGGTCGCCGCCCGCGAGGCCCACGGCGGTGAGGGACGCATCCGCGCAGCCCGCTTCCCGGCCCGCAAGAGCCTGGAAGAGTTCGACTTCGAGCACCAACGCTCCCTCAAACGGGAGACCATCGGACACCTCGGAACCCTGGACTTCGTGGCGTCGAAAGAGAACGTCGTCTTCTTGGGCCCGCCCGGCACCGGCAAGACCCACCTGTCCATCGGCCTCGGGATCCGGGCCTGCCAGGCCGGGCACCGGGTCGCGTTCGCCACCGCCGCCCAATGGGTGTCCCGCCTCGCCGACGCCCACCACGCCGGGCGCCTGCAAGACGAACTGGTCAAACTCGGCCGGATCCCGCTGCTGATCGTCGACGAGGTCGGCTACATCCCCTTCGAAGCCGAAGCCGCGAACCTGTTCTTTCAGCTGGTCTCCAACCGCTACGAGCGCGCCAGCCTCATCGTCACCTCGAACAAGCCCTTCGGCAGATGGGGCGAAGTCTTCGGCGATGACGTCGTCGCCGCAGCCATGATCGACCGCCTCGTCCACCACGCAGAAGTCGTCTCCATGAAGGGCGACAGCTACCGGCTCAAAGACCGCGACCTCGGCCGCGTCCCCGCAGCCATCAAGACCAACGACTGA
- the istA gene encoding IS21 family transposase yields the protein MLSVEDWAEIRRLHRAEGMAIKAIARRLEVSRNTVRKALASHEPPRYQRAVKGSIVDAVEPQIRVLLAEFPDMPTTVIMERVGWTRGKTVFADRVQQLRPLFRRPDPSQRTDYLPGELAQCDLWFPPADVPLGFGQVGRPPVLVMVCGYSRWLSAVMIPSRQSPDLLAGHWTLISGWGRVPKALVWDNESAVGQWRAGRPQLTETMNAFRGTLGIKVIQCRPADPEAKGLVERANGYLETSFLPGRRFGSAHDFNAQLTNWLARANNRQHRVLGCRPVDRWDADRAAMLSLPPVAPVVGWRQATRLPRDHYVRLDANDYSVHPSVVGRRVEVTADGDQVQVSCDGRLVAQHERCWAGHQTITDPVHRQAAADLRAAAQHTPVPAVDAQVERRALSDYDRMFGLDEVAA from the coding sequence GTGCTGAGCGTGGAGGACTGGGCAGAGATCCGTCGGTTGCACCGGGCGGAGGGGATGGCGATCAAGGCCATCGCTCGTCGGCTTGAGGTCTCGCGGAACACGGTGCGGAAGGCCTTGGCCAGTCATGAGCCGCCTCGTTATCAGCGGGCGGTGAAGGGCTCGATCGTGGATGCGGTGGAGCCGCAGATCCGGGTGTTGTTGGCGGAGTTCCCGGACATGCCGACGACGGTGATCATGGAGCGGGTCGGGTGGACTCGGGGCAAGACGGTGTTCGCCGATCGGGTGCAGCAGCTGCGGCCGTTGTTCCGCCGTCCCGACCCCAGTCAGCGGACGGATTATTTGCCGGGGGAGTTGGCGCAGTGTGATCTGTGGTTCCCGCCGGCGGACGTGCCGTTGGGCTTTGGGCAGGTCGGCAGGCCGCCGGTGTTGGTGATGGTGTGCGGCTACTCGCGGTGGTTGTCAGCGGTGATGATCCCGAGCAGGCAGTCGCCGGATCTGCTGGCCGGGCACTGGACGTTGATCTCAGGCTGGGGACGGGTGCCCAAGGCGTTGGTGTGGGACAACGAGTCCGCGGTCGGGCAGTGGCGGGCGGGCCGGCCGCAGTTGACCGAGACTATGAACGCTTTCCGCGGGACCCTGGGCATCAAGGTGATCCAGTGCCGGCCGGCGGATCCGGAGGCCAAGGGTCTGGTCGAGAGAGCCAACGGCTATCTGGAGACGTCGTTTCTGCCGGGGCGCCGGTTCGGCTCAGCACATGACTTCAACGCCCAGCTGACCAACTGGTTGGCGCGGGCGAATAACCGCCAGCACCGGGTGTTGGGCTGCCGCCCGGTGGACCGGTGGGACGCCGACCGGGCCGCGATGCTGTCACTGCCGCCGGTCGCGCCGGTGGTCGGCTGGCGACAGGCCACCCGCTTGCCACGTGATCATTACGTCCGGTTGGACGCCAACGACTATTCCGTGCACCCGTCGGTCGTTGGCCGACGCGTCGAGGTCACCGCCGACGGCGACCAGGTCCAGGTGTCCTGCGACGGCCGGTTGGTCGCCCAGCATGAGCGTTGTTGGGCCGGACATCAGACGATCACCGACCCGGTCCACCGCCAAGCGGCGGCTGACTTGCGTGCCGCCGCCCAGCACACCCCGGTGCCGGCCGTCGATGCTCAGGTCGAGCGTCGAGCGTTGAGTGACTACGACCGGATGTTCGGCCTGGACGAGGTGGCCGCCTGA